From a single Paenibacillus sp. FSL R5-0345 genomic region:
- a CDS encoding Lrp/AsnC family transcriptional regulator, with protein MDDIDLQILELLKSNGRMTSSEISKIVHLSVPSITERIRKLENSGVIDQFTIKVNRKAIGQNLVVYIFVQLHGSVETEHFRKTIIQSPLVLECHHISGEYDYLLKVGLMDLSQLEEFITHTLKANHDIVRSNTVFTLSTLKEE; from the coding sequence ATGGACGACATCGATCTGCAAATCTTGGAGCTGTTGAAGAGCAATGGACGCATGACTAGTTCCGAAATCAGTAAAATCGTTCATTTGTCCGTGCCTTCCATCACTGAAAGAATCCGCAAGCTGGAGAATAGCGGAGTGATTGATCAATTCACGATCAAGGTGAACCGCAAAGCAATAGGGCAAAATCTAGTAGTTTATATATTTGTACAGCTGCACGGCTCGGTTGAAACAGAGCACTTCCGCAAAACTATTATTCAATCCCCACTAGTACTTGAATGTCATCATATCTCGGGGGAATACGACTATCTCTTAAAGGTGGGGCTGATGGATTTATCCCAATTGGAGGAATTTATAACGCATACGCTCAAAGCCAATCATGACATTGTAAGATCCAATACTGTATTTACTTTGTCCACGCTAAAAGAAGAATAA